In a single window of the Coffea eugenioides isolate CCC68of chromosome 3, Ceug_1.0, whole genome shotgun sequence genome:
- the LOC113766107 gene encoding putative late blight resistance protein homolog R1B-14, with the protein MDVASTCSVDRVFLDLKLLMDDLNVMFRTGKIGYTYVGVTFLKIEAAYLNITFLRTFVMCARNWSYSSDFHLESENVGNKVSLPSFLSCIEDTVHKYEEDIHSLYLMLESDARGIRDVGDEVVFKFLKQIKSFKQEIIQVYFTLASSRSLESNSCMPVDELMEFIDRILRNLADLTTIDLCIVEMDPQVSVQVQALEAKLTFLKSFIPFAKLRGTVNIPALLLAHFEVVALNAACLSYMCSCWDDAFCNPEFCSMIYEQQQKIMPIDFQVYEIYMEVLRATRSSKSLHNRIMDKQILNNFSDSLINCLWKLLCCSSSFMDSLKDEMRILYAGLRFLRSILREQQEKRDEQNETIVALLSEAGIIICSPSLNRAKEGEVSFSESTEALACYDTLANTNIRIKHFKDQISGSSIIESVPSFHSLRATEVSKTSGRMLSKGKMPITHEVMVGLDDEAAKVIERLIWGTKQVEIVPIVGMAGVGKTTLAKKVYNDSSVICNFHIRLWCTVSQEFNMKSLLIQILCSDAKHSRMDDDFQKDEHALLEMFRKKLLKNRYLVVFDDVWDTGAWHELGIAFPDDKNGSRIIFTSRSSNVASQVQCGGEPHYLHPLSEKKSFELLQKKVFGKEDCPQALHELGTEIAKKCKGLPLAIVVVAGVLATIEHDICVWEQFAESLTSTTVSGAEQFKKSMELSYEHLPYHLKACLLYFAAFREDEKIGAKKLTSLWIAEGFVEIIEGKRSEDIAEEYLMDLIHRNLVMVSQSRSIGGVKTCYIHDLILQFCKTEAKEEKFLQVLQGYDELSTFNVPPNLPRLSICSSEEDFIKSKLFCPDLDTLLFFNATPGFKFGLLNISFFCIYKHLNVLNLEDINLMLKELTTEVESLLCLRYLALRTAQPMEFIPPSIAKLSHLETFRLNSYATVSLPDSIWNMKKLRHVRVRRKCIILFSSNDNVVENLSTLPNLDTLSSLCLHLDQEAENILRRIPNIRRLKIFNHGGQNRVCCNMSRLVCLESLTLDGDGFSGSREHVELSFPMNLKKLSLCNLGLPCRKMSLIEQLPNLEVLKLRDQSIDGKKWELMEGGFPKLRVLTLECVEVVEWTETDPDSEDYFPCLQQLKLDGISNLEMMPSCLGRISTLETIEMEDCGDGVKSSVREIEDAQKNYGNEKLKIIIID; encoded by the coding sequence ATGGACGTGGCCTCCACTTGCAGCGTCGATCGTGTCTTCCTTGATCTAAAGTTGCTTATGGACGACCTCAATGTCATGTTCCGAACAGGCAAAATTGGATATACGTACGTGGGTGTAACATTTCTCAAAATTGAAGCTGCGTACCTGAACATAACATTTCTCAGAACATTTGTTATGTGTGCAAGAAATTGGAGCTACAGCAGTGATTTTCACTTGGAATCTGAGAATGTTGGTAACAAGGTGAGTCTTCCATCTTTTTTATCTTGCATTGAAGATACCGTTCACAAATATGAGGAGGACATTCACTCTCTTTACCTTATGTTGGAATCTGATGCACGTGGCATACGTGATGTTGGCGATGAAgtggtttttaaatttttgaaacagaTCAAATCATTTAAGCAAGAAATCATTCAAGTTTACTTTACTTTGGCAAGCAGCAGATCATTGGAATCAAATTCTTGCATGCCTGTTGATGAACTAATGGAATTTATAGACCGCATTCTACGAAATCTAGCGGATTTAACAACTATCGATTTGTGTATTGTTGAAATGGATCCCCAAGTTAgtgttcaagtccaagcccttgAAGCAAAGCTAACATTCTTGAAAAGCTTCATTCCCTTTGCCAAATTGCGAGGAACTGTAAATATTCCTGCCTTGCTGTTGGCTCACTTTGAAGTGGTGGCTTTGAACGCAGCATGCCTCTCTTACATGTGTTCTTGTTGGGATGACGCATTCTGCAATCCTGAGTTCTGCTCCATGATATATGAGCAACAACAGAAAATCATGCCTATTGATTTTCAAGTCTATGAGATTTATATGGAAGTTCTTAGAGCTACAAGATCCTCAAAATCATTGCATAATAGAATCATGGATAAGCAGATATTGAACAACTTCAGTGATTCTCTGATTAATTGTCTCTGGAAGCTGTTATGCTGCAGCTCTAGCTTTATGGATTCTTTGAAAGATGAAATGCGAATACTCTATGCAGGACTGAGGTTCTTGAGAAGCATTTTAAGGGAGCAGCAGGAGAAGAGGGATGAACAAAATGAAACAATTGTTGCTCTTCTTAGTGAAGCAGGCATTATAATTTGCTCACCTTCTCTAAACAGAGCGAAAGAAGGAGAAGTTAGCTTCTCAGAATCCACAGAAGCCCTTGCCTGTTATGATACGCTGGCTAATACCAACATTCGTATCAAGCATTTTAAGGATCAGATCAGTGGCTCCAGCATTATTGAAAGTGTTCCTTCCTTTCATAGCTTAAGAGCAACAGAAGTTAGCAAGACTTCCGGCCGCATGCTATCAAAAGGTAAAATGCCAATAACCCATGAAGTCATGGTTGGCCTTGATGATGAGGCAGCAAAAGTAATTGAACGACTTATATGGGGAACAAAACAGGTGGAAATTGTTCCCATTGTGGGAATGGCTGGGGTTGGTAAGACAACTTTAGCcaaaaaagtttacaatgataGCTCAGTAATCTGTAACTTCCACATTCGTCTTTGGTGCACTGTTTCTCAAGAATTTAACATGAAAAGCTTGTTGATACAAATTTTGTGCTCTGATGCCAAACATTCCAGGATGGATGATGACTTTCAAAAGGATGAACATGCATTGCTTGAAATGTTCCGCAAAAAGCTATTGAAGAATCGGtatcttgttgtttttgatGATGTCTGGGACACCGGGGCATGGCATGAGCTGGGAATTGCATTCCCGGATGACAAGAATGGAAGTAGAATCATCTTTACGAGTCGATCTTCTAATGTAGCTTCACAGGTTCAATGTGGCGGAGAACCTCACTATCTTCACCCACTCAGTGAGAAAAAAAGTTTTGAATTACTGCAGAAGAAGGTTTTTGGAAAAGAAGACTGTCCTCAGGCATTGCATGAATTGGGAACGGAGATCGCCAAAAAGTGCAAGGGATTGCCACTTGCAATTGTTGTTGTAGCTGGAGTCCTAGCAACGATAGAGCATGATATTTGTGTTTGGGAACAATTTGCTGAAAGTTTAACTTCAACCACGGTGTCTGGTGCAGAACAATTCAAGAAGTCGATGGAGCTCAGTTATGAGCATTTACCATATCACTTGAAGGCATGCTTGCTGTATTTTGCTGCATTTCGAGAGGATGAAAAAATTGGTGCCAAGAAGTTGACGAGTCTCTGGATTGCAGAAGGGTTTGTGGAAATAATTGAAGGAAAGAGATCAGAGGATATTGCAGAAGAATATCTGATGGACCTAATTCATCGAAACTTGGTTATGGTAAGTCAAAGCAGATCCATTGGTGGAGTCAAAACTTGTTACATTCACGATTTGATATTACAGTTCTGTAAGACTGAGGCAAAAGAAGAGAAATTTCTTCAGGTCTTGCAAGGATATGATGAGCTTTCTACCTTTAATGTGCCTCCCAACCTACCTCGGTTGTCCATTTGCTCCAGTGAAGAAGATTTTATAAAGTCAAAACTATTTTGTCCAGATTTAGATACTCTACTATTCTTCAATGCTACTCCAGGATTTAAGTTTGGGCTGCTTAATATCTCCTTTTTTTGCATCTACAAACATCTTAATGTTTTGAATTTAGAGGACATTAACCTAATGTTGAAGGAGCTTACAACTGAAGTCGAATCACTTCTTTGTTTGAGGTACTTAGCCCTTCGTACAGCTCAGCCCATGGAATTCATTCCACCATCTATAGCCAAGCTTTCACATTTGGAAACCTTCCGTCTAAATTCTTACGCAACGGTTTCATTGCCAGATAGCATCTGGAACATGAAGAAGTTGAGGCATGTACGTGTACGGCGTAAATGCATTATTCTTTTCTCTTCCAATGACAACGTTGTTGAAAACCTCTCCACTTTACCCAATTTGGACACACTCTCCAGTCTGTGTCTTCATCTTGATCAAGAAGCAGAGAACATATTGAGAAGGATTCCCAACATTCGCCGACTTAAAATTTTCAATCATGGGGGACAAAATAGAGTATGCTGCAACATGAGTCGACTGGTATGCCTAGAATCACTCACCTTAGATGGCGATGGCTTCTCAGGTTCGCGGGAACATGTTGAGCTTTCTTTTCCGatgaatttgaagaagttgaGTCTTTGCAATCTGGGTCTTCCTTGTAGAAAAATGTCATTGATTGAACAACTACCCAATCTTGAAGTCCTCAAATTAAGAGACCAGTCAATCGACGGCAAAAAATGGGAGCTGATGGAAGGAGGATTCCCAAAACTCAGGGTCTTGACTTTGGAATGTGTAGAGGTTGTGGAGTGGACAGAGACAGACCCTGACAGTGAAGATTACTTCCCGTGTCTTCAGCAATTAAAACTGGACGGAATTTCTAA